The Streptosporangiales bacterium genome segment CCCGGCGCCGCCGCGCCGCCCCCACAGTCATCAAACGCAAGATACCCAAGTGGCACGTCAAACGCTCACACCACGCCACCTGGCCACAACCCCAGCACCCACCAGACTACCTCATCCAGAAATCTAACTGAACGGTATTGCGGCTACGCGACGTTCCCCGCCCTGCAGCGGCACGTCGACGCGGCGCAGCTCGACGCCGTGCTGGTCAGCCACGGCCACCCGGACCACTGCGCGGACCTGAACCCGCTGTTGCGGGCCCGCGCGCTGCGGCCGGACCCGCCGCCTGCGCTGCCGGTGCACGCACCGCCAGGCGCACTCGACGCCGTGCTCGCGCTGGACCGGCCGGCCATGCTCGCCGCCGCCATCGACCACCGCGACCTGATCCCGCAGCGGCCGGTGACGCTCGGCCCGTTCCGGGTCGACAGCCAGCCACTGCCGCACCACGTCACCAACTACGGGCTGCGGCTGCACGCCGACGGCCGCACCTTTGACGTACACCGGGGACACCGGGCCGAGCCCGCTGATCACCGACCTCGCCCGCGGCGTCGACGTGTTCGTCTGCGACGCCAGCTACCCGGTCGACGTGCCCGCCGCCGATGCCGACTACCTCGGCAGCGCCCGGCTGGCCGGGGAGTACGCGGCGGCGGCCGGTGCCGGCCGGCTCGTGCTCGCCCACCTGATGCCGGACGTGGACGCCGACGCGGCGGTGGCGGCGGTCGCGGCCGCGTTCACCGGGCCGGTTCACGTGGCGCGGCCCGGCCTCGTGCTCGCGGCGGAGTGAGCCGCCTACGCGGCAACGGCCTCCGGTTAGACTCCCGGGGATGACTTGCCCGAAGTGCCACAGCCAGATGCAGACCGTCAACAAGGGCGGCGTCCACATCGAGCAGTGCCAGGGGTGCCGCGGCATCTTCCTGGACCGCGGTGAGCTGGAACAGATCGCCGGCGCGGAGACCGCGTACTACCAGCAGGCGACACCACCGCCCTACCAGCCCGACGTGCCGCCCGGCGGTGGCTGGGGCGGCGGCAAGCGCTACTCCGACTCCCCGAAGCCGTACCGCGGTGGCTACGGCGACTCGCCGCGCCCGTACGGACACGGGCAGCGCCGGCGGCGCAGCTTCCTTGAGAACCTGTTCGACTAGCCGGCGTTGCTCGACCTGCGCATCTGCCCCGCCTGCGGTGATCGCGCCAAGCTGCCGATCGTCGCGGGCGACAGGCGGGAGTGTGCGCAGTGTGGGCACCGCTGGCCGTTCCGGCAGCTGCCGCTGTTCGCGCTGACCGGACCGAGTGGCGCCGGCAAGTCCACCGTGGGACCGCTGCTGGCCCGGCGGCTGGCCGACCGCGTGGTGGTGCTCGAGCAGGACGTGCTCTGGGTCGCCGGCCTGCGCGACGACGCGTCCGAGCACCCGACCTTCCGCTCGGTGTGGCTGCATACGGCCGCGATGATCCACCAGAGCGGCCGACCGGTGGTGCTGTGCGGAACGGTGGCCCCGCCGGAGCTCGAGGTACTGCCGGAACGCGGGTTCTTCACCGCGATCCACTACCTCGCGCTGGTCGCCGAGCCGGCCGCCCTCGCCCGCCGGCTGCGCGCGCGACCGACCTGGCGCGCCTGGGACGAGCCACGGATCGCGGAGATGCTGGAGTTCAACACCTGGCTGCAGGCCTCCGCGGCCACCCTCCACCCACCGGTGGACCTGCTGGACACCACATCACGCCCGCTGGACGAGACGGTCGAGACCACCTCCCGGTGGATCCTCGACCGCCTACCACCCTGACCGCGGCCGCGCGACGGCCGCGTGTCTCCTGACCCCCGATGCCCGGCGTCTGCGCGCACCCCGACCACCCACCCACGACGGCCACATGTCTCCCGACCCACGACAGCCACCCGCCTCCCGACCGCCGAGGCACGACGGCCGCAATCTCCTGACCACCGACGCACGCCGGCCACGCATCTAACCACCGACACACGGCGGCTGCACGTGCCTCCTGACCGCCGATGTCCGGCGGCCGCATGTCTCCTGACCACCACGCACGCCGGCGCATCTCGTGACCGCCTATCCACGGCAGCTGCGTGCACACCGACCGCCGACGCCCGACCGCGACGTATCTCCCGACCGCCGACGCCCGACCGCGAC includes the following:
- a CDS encoding transcriptional regulator; its protein translation is MTCPKCHSQMQTVNKGGVHIEQCQGCRGIFLDRGELEQIAGAETAYYQQATPPPYQPDVPPGGGWGGGKRYSDSPKPYRGGYGDSPRPYGHGQRRRRSFLENLFD
- a CDS encoding AAA family ATPase — encoded protein: MLDLRICPACGDRAKLPIVAGDRRECAQCGHRWPFRQLPLFALTGPSGAGKSTVGPLLARRLADRVVVLEQDVLWVAGLRDDASEHPTFRSVWLHTAAMIHQSGRPVVLCGTVAPPELEVLPERGFFTAIHYLALVAEPAALARRLRARPTWRAWDEPRIAEMLEFNTWLQASAATLHPPVDLLDTTSRPLDETVETTSRWILDRLPP